In the genome of Neodiprion fabricii isolate iyNeoFabr1 chromosome 4, iyNeoFabr1.1, whole genome shotgun sequence, the window CTGAGAAGATAATCAAGCAAAAGCAATCTGTACATGATCTGCCCTTTAGAGGTCCTCGATATTTTGGATCGAACTGCATCCTATCACCTAAAATTGGTAATTTACATACTTAAATCAATAATAGGCCTTTTATAGTTTAAACATTTATCCAGTTcacaaattcatttcaatagTTTTGGCACTAAGCCATTTTGACAATGTGTTGTGACATTCAAATAATCTTATCAACCACTTATCTCAATAACGaagtatacatattatattggTAGTGATCTATATTGATCTCTTACCTGGAATGGGAAAGTATCGATAGAGACGGTACTGCTTACATTTTACAATAGAAATTAAAGAAGTTTTTGAGTTACAAGCATAGTGCTCAAAACTATCGCAGAAGTtgcttgttgaaaaatttgaaaacagttGTGGATCGTTCGGTTTGGCAtaatccttttttggtaactCACACAAAACTCTCTACAGGTACAAGACATTTTTGACACGAGAATTCAAAGCAGTCTGTGACGTGACTCACGTTTCTATACAATGAGACAATAAGCATACGTACCATGTTTGTCGACCATTGTTTGCACTTTGGTTCTTTAAATAGACGTTATCACTCTGACTTTAAGTACTTATATAAAGCCAGTCAACgttataagaattttttttacttgtccAGTGTTACTTATTAACTTGTTAGGTCTGCATATTATTTTGCCCACCCCGGTTTCATGCTCTTGGTTCAAATTATTAACGAATACTTGGATAGCATATGCTTTCAGTAACACTTCTACTGATAACACATTAATCTGATAAGATGAGATTTGGCAGCGAAGTATGAATCACCGGAAGTAAACAatcttatcaatttttaattgagTCTGATAAATTGCAAATTCTTTACAGGATATGCTAACCatatattgattgaaaatatgcaCAGCAGTAACTTGAATCATACGAAATCTCAGAATTATGTGAGTCGACGAAATTCTCATTATTTGCGCGTTATCGGTTCTAGCTATCCCGAGTTATAGTTTCCAACTCTGGTCAAGAAACATTTATTTACTGAAAAAGTAACGCCCGGTGATTTGGAATAgagtataaaataacaaaataatggAATCGTTGTTAAGACTATTGAACAGTTCGTTGCGAAATCCAAACATATCAACATCTACACTATCTAGAAGAGTTAATTCGTATTTCATGAAACAGGGAATGGGTCGTTTTTTGTTAGACTTATGTACACCTTCAGTGCCGACAGATTTGTTAATTGATTAAAGAAAGATAcgcaaacaaaaacaatatgATTGATAGCACTATATGACTTGATAAGAATCAATTTATGTGTACAAGATAtgaagcataaaaaaaattctcccaaGAGAACATTTCGTGTAATGGCTGTGCCGGAATATCGGTAAGGTCGTCTTAAACTACCGGGTTATTGAATTGATGCAATGACAATATTGCTCTTGCCTGGTATTCATCCCAGATCAAAAACCATTGTGTTTCtaggataaaataaaaatttacttgaTATCATAACATAGAAACTAAAATCACTAAATATCGAATGATTGGATTTGTAGGGTGGTTCATGGTGTGTTGGCATTCATAAAATAAGGTACTGTCAAAAAATGACTATATGAATAAACAACCTATAGATAACGTATACATATTAATTAGTATTCTGCATTGTTTTAGGTAAAAACCTGTCCAGAACTCCATGGCTTTTTCCTGGCAATAGCTTATTTGCTGTGCACCTAACTGCTCGATCTTCGTGCATCGTCTTGATTGTCTCCTAAGGGGAAGGAGAGTGAGTAAATTATTAATGGTACGCGTATATGCTGGacttttttaaatcaattttcgatatttatcCGTTACGGAAGTGAATCCATTATAATTATGAGTAACGTGTGTAAGTTactataaattaaatttatcctTACTGATTACCGAAATCATAATTTATCATCCTCTTGAACATTATTGGAAGATAAGTAACCACGCTTTGATTGGCACATGCAAGGTACGTAAAATACTCTACTGATTAGCCTCATTTAGCAAGTCTTAAATTGATCTTATGACTAACAgcgataaaaatgataatagcAAATTGTAAAACCATGAAAATTACGCATACCTGCCGACTTAGATCTTTCAGTATCTTCTTAGTTTTGACAATCTTGGCTGTTCCACCCTTTCCTTTAGCCTTTGTCTTCCGTGGCTCAAAGTTAATCTTTTTCGGTTTCAAGTGCTGAAAAAATCCGTATATAAATCAATACAATCTGATGAATGTAAAGCAATGATCTACTGAATTTTAGTTTATATGTAttctaaaacttttttctttttgcctaCCAGAAGTTTCTTCTTTGCTTCGAACTGGTCTCTCATAGTAGGAAGATCAACCTCTGCAACTGCGGATGGCTCAAGGGTGATCAATTCAGGTTGAATTTTGTCCAGAAGTGCTTTCACTTCAGCCTCGCGGCGTTGGCTCTTTGTCTGGAATGGATTACTCTCAAGAGCATCAAAATTGGCTTCGGCACTCCCAGGAACAAGTAGAGATTGAAATCCTTTGGCTGTTGCGATGCCCAACACATCTTCATAGGGGCAAAATTGTTGCCCTGTGATTCCCCAAGAACTCTTATGGCGCAAATAtggttttccattttcaaccCAGTCTCTAAAATAGACATGACATTGTTACTATACAGTAGAACATTCTATCTACAACTCGGTTCATTAATTCGTTCTTATAATTACTTGTAAACTTCCACTATATTGCCGGATGCAACAGATAACAACCCTTTCTGGCTGTAGGACAACTCCTGAGCTGCAGAGCGTAACACCAGAGTATGCAGAGGGCCTGATAACTTGCGTACATCCCAAATTCTTAAACTACGATCTGGGCAGCTAGTTGCCATATAAGTGCCGTGAGGGTGAACTGCACAAGCCGCAATGGCTTGCTTGTGACACAACATTTTGGCCACAGGCTCCCTTGTATTTGGAGACCACATAGAGACCACGCCTTTTGCATGTCCAACGCACAAAATAGCATTGCTAGGATTTTGCGTCATTACCTGAAATGGAAATTCATAATTATGTCAAATATTGatgtattcaaatttgttcTTCCTTACGTTCAGACTTACCGACAAATTTCCAAGTTTTGTATTATAGCGCGAGATCATTTTTCCAATGGATACGTCAAGCCAAGCAAGATATCCCTCTTCAGAGGCGCTTGCCAGAAGAAAATGGTAAGGAAGAAACTCGAGCCGTGTAAccttgttcatattttttaaacagtgaatttcaattccctGGTTATCATAAATGTGAACCCACTGTTTTTGGGCGACAGCAAACATTGTTTCAATATGGAGCCACGCGACATCGTGCACGGACTCCATGACATTCATCTCGCATGCCAGAGTTTTAGTTACCCAATCGAAAGCTGCTACGTGACCTAATTTTCCTCCAAGAATCAGATGTCTACCGTTCCGTGTGTATCGAAGGCGATAAGAACCGAAGTCCAGATTAATATTGAATTGTTTAGTGGCGCTTGTAATATCGACATTCTCTGCAATCTGACCCTGCGTATACTGAGTCGTCGTTTCCCCAGCATCGGGTTCCAGAAACCCTTGCGCCTCGGTCAGAAGCAATTCCGTACGTGCAGCCTGTTCGGTTGAGTATTCTATGGcacgttcctttttttcccaACGATCCCTGTGAACCTTAGTACGAATTCCACTGCGattcgatttcaaatttatcccCGGCCCTCTGCTGTGCTTTTCTAGCTTCTCCTTGGCCACTGGCGCCTTACCTGGGTATTTACCCCTTTTGTTTAACCTCAAAGATCTCACGTCGTCCTGTTTACGTCTCCATTTCGGACGGCTAATGTCGACTATTGTGACGATTTCGTTAAGATGTTTACCCTCCGCATCTTTCGCTGACGCTTCCATTTCCTGttgtttaattattcgcaCGACAAAACTGGGTTTTAGTCACTACTGTGAGGTTAGTTCCATCGGTTAGCGTGTGAATGTGGTGCGAATCAAAGCCAGAACAAACCATACTCGCGGCAACACGTGCTTTGAACTCTTTTTTCTTGATGTTACTCATCTCATTTACTCTGTCGGTAAGAATGGTATGGTTATGAAGGTAATCAATAATGTACACAGATTGACGAGGACGTattacaaattaaaatagtttgttgatttttattgcGTACACGActttatgtatttatacatatttttttaacagtgtTTTAACAAGTTTTGTCGTGAAAAGGCGAATAAAGTAATCCCATACGAACTAGTGATCATCTTGTCAACAGTAATTGTATacgaaatataatttgtaaCGTAAAACTGCTAAAGTTCCAGTCACAGAACTTTCTTATACATTTCTCATGTACAAAagtgataaacaaaaaaaaaacatcttatCCCTAATTGC includes:
- the LOC124181011 gene encoding WD repeat-containing protein 46 — translated: MEASAKDAEGKHLNEIVTIVDISRPKWRRKQDDVRSLRLNKRGKYPGKAPVAKEKLEKHSRGPGINLKSNRSGIRTKVHRDRWEKKERAIEYSTEQAARTELLLTEAQGFLEPDAGETTTQYTQGQIAENVDITSATKQFNINLDFGSYRLRYTRNGRHLILGGKLGHVAAFDWVTKTLACEMNVMESVHDVAWLHIETMFAVAQKQWVHIYDNQGIEIHCLKNMNKVTRLEFLPYHFLLASASEEGYLAWLDVSIGKMISRYNTKLGNLSVMTQNPSNAILCVGHAKGVVSMWSPNTREPVAKMLCHKQAIAACAVHPHGTYMATSCPDRSLRIWDVRKLSGPLHTLVLRSAAQELSYSQKGLLSVASGNIVEVYKDWVENGKPYLRHKSSWGITGQQFCPYEDVLGIATAKGFQSLLVPGSAEANFDALESNPFQTKSQRREAEVKALLDKIQPELITLEPSAVAEVDLPTMRDQFEAKKKLLHLKPKKINFEPRKTKAKGKGGTAKIVKTKKILKDLSRQETIKTMHEDRAVRCTANKLLPGKSHGVLDRFLPKTMQNTN